A genomic stretch from Dyella sp. M7H15-1 includes:
- a CDS encoding ABC transporter permease: MQQADRFRKLALIPGLAIVLVMGIAAMLAAVNTMLSAIQSRLRELATLRAIGFDPITVAAQLLTEALILGFLGGAIGALTSVSFLHGQSVLTSNGFSAMAISLSVRPEAALAAIGAVLLCALIAGAWPAILISRICIADALRKT; the protein is encoded by the coding sequence GTGCAGCAGGCGGATCGTTTCAGGAAGTTGGCACTGATTCCAGGATTGGCGATCGTCCTGGTAATGGGAATCGCAGCGATGCTCGCTGCGGTCAATACCATGTTGTCGGCCATCCAGAGCCGACTGAGGGAGTTGGCAACGCTTCGAGCCATTGGATTCGACCCCATCACTGTTGCCGCGCAGTTACTGACCGAGGCGCTGATACTTGGCTTTCTGGGAGGAGCAATTGGGGCATTGACCTCAGTCAGTTTTCTGCATGGTCAGTCTGTGCTTACCTCCAACGGCTTTAGCGCCATGGCGATCAGCTTATCCGTACGCCCCGAAGCGGCCCTTGCTGCGATCGGCGCGGTGCTCTTATGCGCGCTAATCGCTGGTGCGTGGCCGGCGATCCTCATATCTAGAATTTGTATCGCGGATGCGTTGCGCAAGACCTGA
- the istA gene encoding IS21 family transposase: MPTPRVAMRKIKECLRLKLECDLSHERIALALGLSKGVVSKYVKRATAAGLDWPGLSAMDDNAIAAQLCMSPPAVRGERAPIDLPWVHRELRRKGVTRQLLWQEYCDANAGRLTYQYTQFCQHLHDYTASLRRSMRQLHVAGEKLFIDYAGPTLGVVNPDTGELRRAHIFVAVLGASSFTYACATPGETQIDWLRGLTQALAFFGGVPALVVPDNPRALITQPDRYEPVLNRATQACAEHYGMAILPARPRRPQDKAKVEVGVQVVERWILARLRHPCFFTFSALNHAIADLLTDLNARPFKKLDGSRRSWFETIDRPALMPLPAQPYEPARFKPCKVNIDYHIEVDGHYYSVPHSLVRKTVEARITDTTVEILHAGQRIASHVRSPARGRHTTVADHMPAAHRAHREWSPGRFLHWADTIGAATRQLVEHLLTERPHPEMGYRSCLGLLALARQYGDDRLEAACARAWAIGSRTRKSVQSILHNKLDQHPLPSAIAQTDWVTPDHVNLRGPTYYRDPPTTH; encoded by the coding sequence ATGCCGACCCCGCGAGTAGCTATGCGCAAGATCAAAGAATGTCTTCGACTGAAGCTGGAGTGCGACCTCTCGCACGAACGCATCGCCTTGGCCTTGGGTCTGTCCAAGGGCGTGGTCAGCAAGTACGTGAAACGTGCCACGGCCGCCGGACTGGACTGGCCCGGCCTGTCCGCCATGGACGACAACGCGATTGCCGCCCAGTTGTGTATGTCACCACCCGCCGTGCGTGGCGAGCGGGCACCCATCGATCTGCCATGGGTGCATCGGGAGTTGCGCCGCAAAGGCGTCACGCGACAATTGTTGTGGCAGGAATACTGCGACGCGAACGCTGGCCGTCTCACGTACCAATACACCCAGTTTTGCCAGCACCTCCACGACTACACGGCCTCGCTGCGCCGCTCGATGCGTCAGTTGCACGTTGCCGGTGAAAAGCTGTTTATCGACTACGCCGGCCCCACCCTTGGCGTCGTCAACCCCGACACCGGCGAGCTGCGGCGAGCGCACATCTTCGTGGCCGTGCTGGGTGCGTCCAGTTTCACCTATGCCTGCGCCACACCGGGCGAAACGCAGATCGACTGGCTGCGCGGCTTGACGCAGGCGTTGGCATTTTTTGGTGGCGTGCCGGCGCTGGTGGTACCTGACAATCCGCGCGCGCTGATCACCCAGCCGGATCGCTACGAGCCCGTGCTCAACCGTGCTACGCAGGCGTGTGCAGAGCATTACGGCATGGCGATCCTGCCGGCCCGCCCACGACGCCCGCAGGACAAGGCCAAGGTCGAGGTCGGCGTGCAGGTGGTCGAGCGCTGGATCCTCGCGCGCTTGCGCCATCCGTGCTTTTTTACCTTCAGCGCTCTCAATCACGCCATCGCCGACCTGCTGACGGACTTGAATGCACGGCCGTTCAAGAAGCTCGACGGCTCGCGCCGTTCGTGGTTCGAGACGATCGACCGTCCCGCCCTGATGCCCTTGCCGGCGCAACCCTATGAGCCGGCGCGCTTCAAGCCGTGCAAGGTCAACATCGATTACCACATCGAGGTCGATGGCCATTACTACAGCGTGCCGCATAGCCTGGTACGCAAGACCGTCGAGGCGCGCATCACCGACACCACCGTCGAGATCCTGCATGCCGGCCAGCGCATCGCCAGCCACGTCCGCTCCCCGGCGCGCGGACGCCACACCACCGTCGCCGACCACATGCCGGCCGCACATCGTGCGCATCGGGAATGGTCACCCGGTCGCTTCCTGCACTGGGCCGACACGATCGGCGCGGCAACCCGTCAGTTGGTCGAGCACCTGCTGACCGAGCGCCCGCATCCGGAGATGGGCTATCGCAGTTGCCTGGGGCTGCTGGCGCTCGCGCGCCAGTACGGCGACGACCGCCTGGAAGCGGCCTGCGCACGCGCGTGGGCGATCGGTTCGCGCACGCGCAAATCCGTGCAGTCGATCCTGCACAACAAGCTCGATCAACACCCCTTGCCCAGCGCCATCGCCCAAACCGACTGGGTCACACCCGACCACGTCAACCTGCGTGGCCCCACCTATTACCGCGATCCACCCACCACTCACTGA
- a CDS encoding M20/M25/M40 family metallo-hydrolase, which produces MRRPALTLLAASLMLVYGFAGATDAPTTIPAAAVQTAEQLRDKALHDDTAYTTVEALTTEIGSRLAGGVNDQRAREWAIARFKALGFDKVYTEPVTYPLWVRRSEHGAIVAPFPQPLTLTALGYSPGTPKGGLTAEVMPFASLDALKAADPATVKGKIVYIGFRMHRTKDGRDYDLGSGIRMQGPVVAMGKGAAGFLLRSAGTDASSRTPHTGLTGFTDPAKSIPAAALSNPDADQLERVLAYGKPVTVKLDLDCGIEGQYTGYNVIGDLVGRKYPDQVVAIGGHLDSWDPGTGAIDDGAGVAIALGAAKLIHDLPQRPDRTVRVIAFANEEMGLWGGRAYADKHAAAVGSFQLGSESDLGAAPVWQMSASVKPQARGAIEQIAKVLQPIGVAYDAKQPGGGGSDLSQMHRKGMAALTLAQDATYYFDWHHTANDTLDKIDPKQLAQNVAVYAVFSYMAAQADGDFGSAPGAFAHDGAEE; this is translated from the coding sequence ATGCGCCGTCCTGCTCTCACCTTGCTCGCCGCCAGCCTGATGCTGGTCTATGGATTTGCCGGCGCCACGGATGCGCCCACCACGATTCCCGCCGCCGCCGTGCAGACTGCCGAGCAGCTACGCGACAAGGCGTTGCATGATGACACCGCCTACACGACGGTCGAGGCCCTGACTACCGAGATCGGCTCGCGTCTGGCCGGTGGCGTGAACGATCAACGCGCCCGGGAATGGGCCATCGCACGCTTCAAGGCACTTGGCTTTGACAAGGTCTATACCGAACCGGTGACCTATCCGCTGTGGGTGCGTCGCAGCGAGCACGGCGCCATCGTCGCCCCCTTCCCGCAACCATTGACGCTGACCGCGCTGGGTTACTCCCCGGGTACGCCCAAGGGTGGGCTGACCGCGGAGGTGATGCCGTTCGCCAGCCTGGATGCCTTGAAGGCCGCCGATCCGGCCACGGTGAAGGGCAAGATCGTCTATATCGGCTTTCGCATGCACCGCACCAAGGACGGCCGCGACTACGACCTCGGCTCCGGCATCCGCATGCAAGGGCCAGTCGTGGCCATGGGCAAGGGAGCGGCGGGTTTCCTGTTGCGCTCGGCGGGAACGGATGCCAGCAGCCGCACCCCCCATACGGGCCTGACCGGCTTTACCGATCCAGCCAAATCGATTCCAGCGGCAGCGCTCTCCAACCCGGATGCCGATCAGCTCGAGCGCGTGCTCGCCTACGGCAAGCCGGTCACGGTGAAGCTGGATCTGGACTGCGGCATCGAAGGCCAATACACCGGATACAACGTGATCGGTGATCTTGTTGGCCGCAAATATCCGGATCAAGTGGTCGCCATCGGCGGCCATCTCGATTCCTGGGATCCGGGCACCGGCGCCATCGATGACGGTGCCGGCGTGGCGATTGCCCTGGGTGCCGCCAAACTGATTCACGATCTGCCGCAGCGCCCGGATCGCACGGTGCGGGTGATCGCCTTCGCCAACGAGGAAATGGGTTTGTGGGGCGGTCGTGCGTATGCGGACAAACATGCCGCCGCCGTGGGCAGCTTCCAGCTCGGTTCCGAATCCGACCTCGGCGCGGCGCCAGTCTGGCAGATGAGTGCCAGCGTAAAACCGCAAGCACGCGGCGCTATCGAGCAGATAGCCAAGGTGCTTCAGCCAATTGGCGTAGCCTACGACGCCAAGCAGCCGGGCGGAGGCGGCTCCGATCTTTCACAGATGCACCGCAAGGGCATGGCTGCGTTGACGTTGGCCCAGGACGCCACCTACTACTTCGACTGGCACCACACCGCGAACGACACTCTGGACAAGATCGATCCAAAGCAGCTTGCGCAGAACGTGGCGGTGTATGCCGTATTCAGTTACATGGCCGCACAAGCGGATGGCGACTTCGGTTCGGCGCCGGGCGCGTTTGCCCACGATGGCGCGGAGGAATAA
- a CDS encoding MarR family transcriptional regulator translates to MPKTEDISFGYLLNDVTLLFRKHFDRRAVKFGLTRAQWRATKMLHHREGLRQTELADFLEMEPIAVGRVIDRLQAAGFVERRPDPKDRRAWRLYITAQASDVIDDMERIAYELRRECTAGVTYEEMSQAMDVMTRIKENLQALDVTEAPVEPLKED, encoded by the coding sequence ATGCCAAAAACGGAAGATATTTCCTTTGGTTACCTGCTGAATGACGTCACCCTGTTGTTCCGCAAGCATTTCGATCGGCGCGCGGTGAAATTCGGCCTGACACGCGCCCAGTGGCGCGCCACCAAGATGTTGCACCACCGCGAGGGCCTGCGTCAGACCGAGTTGGCCGACTTCCTGGAAATGGAGCCCATCGCCGTGGGGCGTGTGATCGACCGGCTGCAGGCGGCGGGTTTTGTCGAGCGTCGGCCGGATCCCAAGGATCGACGGGCGTGGCGTCTTTACATCACGGCACAGGCCAGCGACGTGATCGATGATATGGAGCGCATTGCCTATGAGCTGCGCCGTGAATGTACGGCGGGCGTTACCTACGAGGAAATGTCCCAGGCCATGGACGTGATGACCCGGATCAAGGAAAACCTGCAGGCGCTCGATGTCACCGAAGCGCCGGTCGAACCCCTCAAAGAGGATTAA
- a CDS encoding O-acetyl-ADP-ribose deacetylase — MPMIVITANLTRLALDAIVNAANPRLLGGGGVDGAIHRAVGPALLAACRTLPEVAPDVRCPVGEARITPGFNLPARYVIHTVGPVWHGGHAGEAALLASCYRSSIALAMEHDLHSIGFPAISCGVYGYPPEQAARVAVATLLRISAIVTAYFG; from the coding sequence ATGCCTATGATTGTCATCACTGCCAACCTTACCCGACTGGCCCTTGACGCCATCGTGAATGCTGCCAACCCGAGGTTGCTGGGTGGCGGCGGTGTGGACGGCGCCATCCATCGTGCAGTCGGACCAGCGCTGCTGGCAGCTTGCCGCACATTGCCCGAGGTCGCGCCCGATGTACGCTGCCCTGTTGGCGAGGCTCGCATCACACCGGGCTTCAATCTGCCGGCCCGCTATGTCATCCATACCGTAGGGCCAGTGTGGCACGGTGGCCATGCCGGTGAAGCCGCCTTGTTGGCGAGTTGCTATCGCTCAAGCATCGCATTGGCGATGGAGCACGATCTGCACAGCATCGGTTTTCCGGCGATCAGTTGCGGCGTGTACGGCTATCCCCCCGAGCAGGCTGCGCGAGTGGCGGTTGCCACCTTGCTGCGGATTTCGGCGATCGTGACCGCGTATTTCGGTTGA
- a CDS encoding fumarylacetoacetate hydrolase family protein, with protein MRYVIDPPTLPSIPVIGREERFPVRRVFCIGRNYAEHAREMGASVDASAPMFFCKPADAVVTDGADLPYPQATVNLHHEVEMVVALKTGGRDLDAHQAAEAIFGYGVGLDLTRRDLQAIAKAKGHPWDVAKGFDHSAPVSALRMASEVSPGAETEISLQVNGTLRQCGHLGEMVHSVVDIIKTLSTLFELKPGDVIFTGTPAGVAALERGDRFHAELQDIATLDGKVA; from the coding sequence ATGCGCTACGTCATCGATCCCCCAACCCTCCCCAGTATTCCTGTCATCGGACGCGAAGAACGCTTTCCTGTCCGCCGTGTGTTCTGCATCGGCCGCAATTACGCCGAGCATGCACGCGAAATGGGCGCGAGTGTGGATGCTTCGGCACCCATGTTCTTCTGCAAGCCGGCCGACGCGGTGGTTACTGATGGTGCCGACCTGCCCTACCCCCAAGCCACTGTTAACCTGCACCACGAAGTGGAAATGGTGGTGGCGCTGAAGACAGGCGGCCGTGATCTGGATGCTCACCAGGCCGCCGAAGCAATCTTCGGTTACGGGGTGGGACTGGATCTGACTCGCCGCGATCTGCAGGCCATCGCCAAGGCCAAAGGCCATCCCTGGGATGTCGCCAAGGGCTTCGACCATTCCGCGCCGGTATCCGCGCTTCGCATGGCCAGCGAGGTCTCCCCCGGTGCGGAGACCGAAATCAGCTTGCAAGTGAATGGCACGTTGCGCCAGTGCGGACATCTGGGCGAGATGGTGCATAGCGTGGTCGACATCATCAAGACATTGTCCACGCTGTTCGAGCTCAAGCCTGGTGATGTGATCTTCACAGGCACACCGGCCGGGGTGGCGGCGCTTGAACGCGGCGACCGCTTTCATGCGGAACTACAGGACATTGCCACGCTGGATGGCAAAGTCGCCTGA
- a CDS encoding tetratricopeptide repeat protein, translating into MSEVLNQFHFLQPQWLWGLLAPPLVLWFDSRWDTAERELSRLADAELLPHLLSGRTQRTRWPSCLFALGWTLGVLALSGPTWSRVTEPLYTHHAAQVIAISLSQHMQARDVQPSRMERARYKARDLLVANKDGLNALIGYAGQSFVVAPLTSDAHSLDDLLNAMGPDTMPVDGNDAAAAIEQGVQLIQNAKSGSASLVLLTDDANAAALAAARKALSSGVRVSVLGIGTDQGVPVPQADGSFLHDDQGNMVVARRNDENLRALARAGGGVYVAMNDNGSDIAALHAALQPIQHALVAEGRSGDAWQDRGPWLLLPLLLVAAMAFRRGWVLLVPLALLPLWSSPAQAMSWQDWWQRPDQQAARALQRGDAAKAQRLAQDPALRGAAAYRAKDYAAAAQALEQAKGADAPYNLGNALAKLGRYPDAIKAYDQALKLDPHNDDARANRKAVEEAMRKPPQNGSSQQQQRAGSGQGNQNKQGGQQGHAGQSSGQQQGDNPQNQPRKGDKSSGPQQNNGQQNSPDQQGHNQQDQGKANLRQNSANASQGSQQTDKQQNQDSQQGQQNSSGQDASKQAPAPPSSSERAQADKAQQGLQQQMNQALAQEGRKTQKAPQAHELGAVDSDDPLSKLPNDVRHALERVPDDPGALLRRKFELEYRERMGEQPEAGDQP; encoded by the coding sequence GTGAGCGAGGTCCTGAATCAATTCCATTTCCTGCAGCCACAGTGGCTATGGGGTCTGTTGGCGCCGCCGCTGGTGCTGTGGTTCGATTCGCGCTGGGATACCGCTGAGCGTGAACTCAGTCGTCTGGCTGATGCAGAGTTGCTTCCCCATCTGCTGAGCGGTCGCACTCAGCGTACGCGTTGGCCCTCGTGCTTGTTCGCCTTGGGTTGGACGCTAGGTGTGTTGGCGCTGTCTGGCCCTACCTGGAGTCGTGTTACCGAGCCTTTGTACACCCATCATGCCGCGCAAGTCATCGCTATTTCACTGTCGCAACATATGCAAGCACGGGATGTGCAGCCCAGCCGCATGGAGCGGGCTCGCTACAAGGCACGCGACCTGCTCGTTGCAAACAAAGATGGCTTGAACGCGCTGATCGGCTATGCGGGGCAATCCTTTGTCGTCGCGCCGCTGACCAGCGATGCGCATAGCCTGGATGACTTGCTCAATGCTATGGGGCCGGACACCATGCCAGTCGATGGCAACGATGCGGCCGCTGCTATCGAGCAAGGCGTGCAACTGATCCAGAACGCCAAATCGGGCAGCGCCTCACTGGTATTGCTGACCGATGATGCGAACGCCGCGGCACTGGCCGCGGCACGCAAGGCTCTGTCATCCGGAGTGCGTGTGTCCGTTTTGGGCATAGGAACGGACCAGGGCGTGCCGGTTCCGCAGGCCGATGGCAGCTTCCTGCATGATGACCAAGGCAACATGGTTGTGGCGCGCCGTAACGATGAAAACTTGCGCGCCCTTGCTCGGGCAGGCGGTGGTGTCTACGTGGCCATGAACGACAATGGTAGCGATATCGCCGCATTGCACGCCGCGCTACAGCCGATCCAGCATGCCTTGGTAGCCGAAGGTCGCAGTGGTGACGCGTGGCAGGATCGCGGACCATGGCTGCTCCTGCCGTTGTTGCTGGTGGCGGCGATGGCTTTCCGGCGCGGCTGGGTTTTGCTGGTGCCGCTGGCGTTGCTGCCGCTTTGGTCCAGTCCCGCGCAGGCTATGAGCTGGCAAGATTGGTGGCAGCGTCCCGATCAGCAAGCCGCGCGTGCCTTGCAGCGCGGCGACGCTGCCAAAGCCCAGCGATTGGCGCAAGATCCGGCGTTGCGTGGCGCAGCGGCCTATCGCGCCAAAGATTATGCCGCCGCGGCTCAAGCACTCGAACAAGCCAAGGGCGCGGATGCCCCATACAATCTGGGTAACGCGCTTGCCAAGCTGGGACGTTATCCCGATGCCATCAAGGCCTACGATCAAGCGCTGAAACTCGATCCGCACAACGACGATGCGAGGGCGAATCGCAAGGCCGTGGAAGAAGCCATGCGCAAGCCGCCGCAGAATGGCTCATCGCAGCAGCAACAGCGCGCTGGCAGTGGGCAGGGCAATCAGAACAAGCAAGGTGGCCAGCAAGGCCATGCAGGACAATCGTCCGGTCAACAGCAGGGCGACAATCCTCAGAATCAGCCACGGAAGGGTGACAAATCATCCGGACCGCAACAGAACAACGGCCAGCAAAACAGCCCAGATCAGCAAGGCCACAACCAACAGGATCAAGGCAAGGCCAACCTGCGGCAGAACAGTGCGAATGCGTCGCAAGGTTCGCAGCAAACCGATAAGCAGCAAAACCAGGATTCGCAACAAGGCCAGCAAAATTCATCCGGTCAGGATGCGTCGAAGCAGGCTCCTGCACCGCCCTCGTCCAGCGAACGAGCGCAGGCGGACAAAGCACAGCAAGGCTTGCAGCAGCAGATGAATCAGGCGCTCGCCCAAGAGGGACGCAAGACGCAAAAAGCGCCGCAAGCGCACGAGCTGGGAGCCGTCGATAGCGATGACCCGCTGTCCAAGCTCCCCAACGATGTGCGCCACGCTCTGGAGCGCGTGCCCGACGACCCGGGCGCCTTGCTGCGCCGCAAATTTGAGCTGGAATACCGGGAGCGCATGGGCGAGCAACCGGAAGCTGGAGATCAACCATGA
- the istB gene encoding IS21-like element helper ATPase IstB translates to MLIHPTLEHLRALKLDGMAQALEEQRLLPACHDLPFEDRLGMLVDRERHWRDGRRQERLLRVAKLKHAQACLEDVQYSADRGIDKRLIATLSGGDWIRQGQSVLLTGPTGVGKTWLACALGQHACRQGFPVLYQRVPRLAEMLRIAHADGSFGRVLAQLARIDVLILDDWGMTPLDQAARHDLLEVIDDRGNGKSTLITSQLPIEHWHAWLNDPTLADAILDRLVHRSHRIVLKGESMRRKSSAKPAADTSS, encoded by the coding sequence TTGTTGATCCATCCCACCCTTGAACACTTGCGTGCCCTCAAGCTCGACGGCATGGCACAGGCGCTGGAAGAACAGCGCCTGTTGCCGGCCTGTCACGATCTGCCGTTCGAAGATCGGCTCGGCATGCTGGTCGATCGCGAACGCCATTGGCGTGACGGTCGACGGCAGGAACGATTACTTCGTGTGGCCAAGCTCAAACACGCCCAGGCCTGCCTGGAAGATGTGCAGTACAGCGCCGACCGCGGTATCGACAAACGCCTGATCGCCACCTTGTCCGGCGGCGACTGGATCCGGCAGGGGCAAAGTGTGTTGCTGACCGGTCCGACCGGGGTTGGTAAAACGTGGCTGGCGTGTGCGCTTGGACAACATGCCTGCCGCCAAGGCTTCCCGGTGCTGTATCAGCGTGTGCCACGCCTCGCCGAGATGCTACGCATCGCCCACGCCGACGGCAGCTTCGGTCGCGTGCTTGCTCAGTTGGCGCGCATCGACGTGCTAATCCTTGACGATTGGGGCATGACACCGCTCGATCAGGCGGCGCGCCATGATCTGCTGGAGGTCATCGACGATCGCGGCAACGGCAAATCGACCCTCATCACCAGCCAGCTACCGATCGAACACTGGCACGCCTGGCTCAACGATCCCACCCTCGCCGATGCCATCCTCGACCGTCTCGTACACCGCTCTCATCGCATCGTGCTGAAGGGCGAATCGATGCGCCGAAAGTCCTCCGCCAAGCCAGCCGCCGATACCTCATCGTGA
- the mscL gene encoding large-conductance mechanosensitive channel protein MscL, which yields MGMLQEFKAFAMRGNVVDMAVGIVIGGAFGKIVSSLVSDIIMPPIGWITGGIDFSAMKWVIRPADNSNPAHKVAEISVNYGSFVNTVIAFVIVAFAIFILVKIINKMHIRTTSATPAEVALLTDIRDLLKNRQ from the coding sequence ATGGGCATGCTGCAGGAATTCAAAGCATTTGCGATGCGTGGCAATGTGGTCGACATGGCGGTCGGTATCGTCATTGGTGGCGCGTTTGGCAAGATCGTTTCGTCGCTAGTCAGCGACATCATCATGCCGCCCATTGGCTGGATCACGGGCGGCATCGACTTCTCGGCGATGAAGTGGGTGATACGTCCGGCCGACAACAGCAACCCCGCGCACAAGGTCGCCGAGATCTCCGTCAATTACGGCAGTTTCGTCAACACGGTGATTGCCTTTGTAATCGTCGCGTTCGCCATCTTCATCCTGGTCAAGATCATCAATAAGATGCACATCCGCACCACCTCAGCGACTCCGGCGGAAGTGGCCCTGCTTACCGACATTCGCGATCTGTTGAAAAATCGGCAGTAA
- a CDS encoding BatD family protein, giving the protein MSYRWLLLLCLLLPLSAVAASVQASLDRNDVHLGETVTLNLRIDGSMSANTPDLSVLDNDFEVLGTSTNSTLTVMNGRPSAELIIGIALRPKHMGDLQIPSLSIAGSQTAPLTLHVGSPDNAASADTRKDIFIEVAVNPDHVYVGQQLLYTVRLFFDVNLNSGSLPDPHPDGTDIRKLGADTNDEAVRNGRRYHVIERRYALIPQRAGSLTIPSIEFQGEAVDPANPNDPGSFFGQGGLFGNTSPVTADSSPLIVNVQAPPSDWGSTTWLPARALTLKLEGLPGDDKAQVGQPINLHMSIQAVGVPADSLPPLSLPTIDGGTVYPDQTIDTTHDDGQWLTGHRERSFAIFPQRTGTLTIPAMTLTWFNVQTGQKQVASLPAHTLTVLPSANNAPATPASVAHTAVANVVPATASSVGAVGNVAAPSSPTLWRWIAIGSIGLWVISVVAFGWWRRRKTVPSDALREGSGHSDSVRSSRHAFMQAARGKDRTAQARRLLAWARSERPGLQNLGQVSQALASEQQRAAIDGLQRLQYAGASAEDTTPLAEVFAQGFVWRREGESSEDSPLPPLYPFKLD; this is encoded by the coding sequence ATGAGTTATCGCTGGTTGCTGCTGCTTTGCCTGTTGTTGCCGCTCAGCGCGGTGGCAGCCAGCGTGCAAGCCTCGTTGGACCGCAATGACGTGCACCTTGGCGAAACGGTAACGCTCAATCTGCGCATCGACGGCAGCATGAGTGCCAATACGCCGGATCTAAGTGTGCTGGATAACGATTTCGAAGTGCTGGGCACATCCACCAACAGCACGCTCACGGTCATGAATGGTCGGCCAAGTGCGGAGCTGATAATCGGCATCGCCTTGCGCCCCAAACACATGGGTGATCTGCAGATTCCATCGCTATCGATAGCAGGCAGTCAGACAGCGCCACTGACCTTGCATGTCGGTTCGCCAGATAACGCTGCCAGCGCGGATACACGCAAAGATATCTTTATCGAAGTTGCCGTTAATCCAGATCATGTTTATGTCGGACAGCAATTGCTATACACCGTGCGTCTGTTCTTCGATGTCAATTTGAACAGCGGCTCTTTGCCCGACCCGCATCCCGATGGTACGGACATACGCAAACTCGGTGCCGATACCAATGATGAAGCCGTGCGCAATGGCAGGCGCTATCACGTCATCGAGCGGCGTTACGCGTTGATTCCACAACGAGCCGGTTCGCTGACGATTCCTTCGATCGAGTTCCAAGGCGAAGCCGTTGACCCTGCTAATCCGAATGATCCGGGCAGCTTCTTCGGTCAGGGCGGGCTGTTTGGAAATACCTCGCCGGTCACCGCCGATTCGTCCCCACTTATTGTGAATGTGCAGGCGCCACCGTCGGATTGGGGTTCGACAACATGGTTGCCGGCACGCGCCTTGACGCTGAAACTGGAAGGCTTGCCAGGTGACGACAAGGCGCAGGTAGGACAGCCGATCAATTTGCACATGAGCATCCAGGCGGTTGGCGTGCCAGCCGATAGCTTGCCGCCACTGAGCCTTCCCACCATCGATGGCGGAACGGTGTATCCCGATCAAACCATCGACACCACCCATGACGATGGCCAGTGGCTGACTGGGCATCGCGAACGCAGTTTTGCGATCTTTCCGCAGCGTACGGGCACGTTGACCATTCCGGCGATGACCTTGACCTGGTTCAACGTGCAGACCGGCCAGAAGCAGGTCGCCTCACTACCTGCGCATACGCTAACCGTGTTGCCGTCAGCAAACAACGCACCGGCGACCCCCGCATCGGTGGCACACACTGCAGTGGCGAATGTCGTCCCCGCAACAGCCAGTAGTGTTGGAGCTGTTGGGAATGTCGCAGCGCCATCGTCGCCTACACTTTGGCGCTGGATTGCGATCGGCAGCATCGGTTTGTGGGTAATTAGCGTCGTCGCCTTCGGGTGGTGGCGTCGACGCAAGACAGTTCCTTCCGATGCGCTGCGTGAGGGCTCTGGGCACAGCGATTCAGTGCGTTCTTCGCGTCACGCGTTCATGCAAGCAGCACGCGGCAAGGACCGCACGGCGCAAGCCCGGCGTCTTTTGGCCTGGGCGCGCAGCGAGCGTCCCGGTCTGCAAAACCTTGGACAGGTGTCCCAGGCGCTTGCCTCGGAACAACAACGGGCAGCCATCGATGGCTTGCAACGCCTGCAGTACGCCGGGGCGTCCGCCGAAGACACCACTCCTCTGGCAGAAGTTTTTGCGCAGGGATTTGTATGGCGCCGCGAAGGCGAGTCAAGCGAGGACTCACCCTTGCCTCCGCTCTACCCCTTCAAGCTTGATTAA